A stretch of Thermococcus bergensis DNA encodes these proteins:
- a CDS encoding ABC transporter ATP-binding protein produces the protein MIVVKNLTKKFGEKTVLNGISFRVNDGEIYGLLGPNGSGKSTTMKILVGILKPTSGSVTIEGIDPLRDPTKVKEVVGFVPETPVLYESLTPEEFFNFVGGVRGIAKEKLEERVNYLVKAFGIEEYLHQFIGTLSFGTQQKISLISALLHDPQVLVLDEAMNGLDPKSARILRELLLEFREEGRSIVFSTHVLPLAEMICDRIGLIYRGELIVEGTMEELKEKAHEENLEDIFLKLTESKGEVENILQALKGAL, from the coding sequence ATGATCGTGGTGAAAAATCTCACTAAGAAGTTTGGCGAGAAAACAGTGCTCAACGGGATAAGCTTTAGGGTTAATGATGGTGAGATTTATGGACTTCTGGGTCCTAATGGAAGTGGAAAATCGACTACAATGAAGATTCTAGTTGGTATACTCAAACCGACTTCTGGAAGTGTAACTATAGAGGGCATTGACCCTTTAAGAGACCCCACAAAGGTGAAAGAAGTTGTAGGGTTTGTACCCGAAACCCCTGTTCTGTATGAAAGCTTAACACCAGAAGAGTTCTTTAACTTTGTTGGGGGTGTTAGGGGTATTGCCAAAGAAAAGCTGGAAGAGAGGGTTAACTATCTCGTCAAGGCCTTTGGAATCGAGGAGTACCTCCATCAGTTTATTGGGACGTTAAGCTTTGGTACGCAGCAGAAGATTTCCCTTATCTCTGCCCTACTCCACGACCCACAAGTTCTTGTTCTTGATGAGGCCATGAACGGCCTTGATCCTAAAAGTGCCCGGATATTAAGGGAGCTTTTGCTCGAATTCAGGGAAGAGGGGAGAAGCATAGTATTTTCCACTCACGTGCTGCCTCTGGCAGAGATGATATGTGACAGGATTGGGCTTATCTACCGGGGAGAGCTTATTGTGGAGGGTACAATGGAGGAGTTAAAAGAGAAAGCTCATGAAGAAAACTTGGAAGATATTTTCCTCAAGCTGACAGAGAGCAAAGGGGAAGTGGAAAATATTTTGCAGGCCCTAAAAGGTGCGCTGTAG
- a CDS encoding Mth938-like domain-containing protein has translation MIDKVEFGKIVIQGREYSHDVVLYPSGKAERRKKWISKEKYGTSHKLDPEELKEYLKEDFEVLVVGTGIYGMLSLLPESKKLIEGKEIIERPTPEAAQLFNELREKKKTLAIFHITC, from the coding sequence ATGATAGATAAAGTTGAGTTTGGGAAAATAGTCATACAAGGGAGAGAATATTCTCACGACGTTGTTCTCTATCCTTCGGGAAAAGCTGAGAGGCGCAAAAAGTGGATCTCAAAAGAAAAGTACGGAACAAGCCACAAGCTCGACCCGGAGGAGCTGAAAGAATACTTAAAAGAAGATTTTGAAGTCCTTGTCGTTGGAACGGGCATCTATGGGATGCTTTCACTCCTCCCTGAAAGCAAGAAGCTAATAGAAGGGAAGGAAATAATCGAAAGGCCCACTCCCGAGGCAGCACAGCTTTTCAACGAGCTCAGAGAAAAGAAAAAAACTCTTGCAATATTCCACATCACCTGCTGA
- a CDS encoding NUDIX domain-containing protein — MERYVLLLKTPRGYDITPIKEEIKNLIQSKYPEIKAELHRCIGLTVDLVILHKDGIVLIKRRNEPYKDHWALPGGFVEYGEKVEDAAMREAKEETGLDIELLRLVGVYSDPNRDPRGHTVTIAFLARGNGTLKGGDDASEARVFKIDEVKNLKLAFDHRKIVEDALRALGGYDDR; from the coding sequence ATGGAGCGATACGTCCTCCTCCTGAAGACGCCGAGAGGATACGACATAACCCCCATTAAGGAAGAGATAAAAAATCTGATACAAAGCAAATATCCTGAGATTAAGGCCGAGCTTCATAGGTGCATAGGTTTAACCGTAGACCTCGTAATACTGCACAAAGATGGGATAGTGCTCATAAAGAGGCGCAATGAGCCATATAAAGACCACTGGGCTCTTCCGGGAGGATTCGTAGAATACGGCGAAAAGGTGGAAGATGCTGCAATGAGGGAAGCAAAAGAAGAAACAGGTCTGGACATAGAGCTCTTAAGGCTCGTAGGAGTTTACAGTGACCCCAATAGGGATCCAAGAGGGCATACGGTTACGATAGCATTTCTAGCCAGGGGTAATGGGACTCTAAAGGGAGGAGATGACGCGAGTGAAGCAAGGGTTTTCAAGATTGACGAAGTGAAAAACCTGAAGCTTGCTTTTGACCACAGGAAGATTGTTGAGGATGCGCTTCGTGCTCTGGGTGGTTATGATGATAGATAA
- a CDS encoding PfkB family carbohydrate kinase — protein sequence MRCLVVGHLTHDTIVKDGRKTERIGGGAYYSSIALSKFCEVVVLTKVGKDFPVEWLEELESYGISTIIIPSEKSTAYELLYLDEENRQLKLLSKADPFTLDEIPREKFDIILFNPVANEIPPEALSLVKAKNVATDAQGFIRDFENGRVVLNEINGEFLKNAHIVHADANEFQHIKNLNPGDIDVLLISNGAERGVAYYKGEKYVYYPLKIDVADPTGAGDVFLASFAYFYMDCPFIQALKRANAFTATFLERRTIDFPIAEAMEKAKFVKVEKANTDEETSAR from the coding sequence ATGAGATGTCTGGTGGTTGGACATTTAACCCACGACACCATAGTAAAAGATGGAAGGAAAACCGAGAGAATCGGCGGCGGGGCATATTACTCATCAATTGCACTCTCAAAGTTCTGCGAAGTTGTGGTTCTAACCAAAGTAGGAAAGGACTTTCCAGTTGAGTGGCTTGAAGAGCTCGAATCTTACGGAATATCAACGATAATAATTCCCTCAGAGAAAAGCACAGCCTATGAACTCCTCTATCTAGACGAAGAGAACAGACAGCTTAAGCTCCTCTCCAAGGCCGATCCCTTCACCCTTGATGAAATCCCCCGAGAAAAGTTTGACATAATACTGTTCAATCCCGTTGCAAATGAGATTCCTCCAGAAGCGTTGAGCCTTGTAAAAGCCAAAAACGTCGCCACAGATGCCCAGGGGTTTATTAGGGACTTTGAAAACGGGAGAGTTGTGTTAAACGAGATAAACGGGGAGTTTTTAAAAAATGCTCATATTGTCCACGCAGATGCCAATGAGTTCCAGCACATAAAGAACTTAAATCCAGGCGATATTGACGTCCTTCTAATCTCAAACGGAGCCGAGCGGGGCGTAGCGTACTATAAAGGGGAGAAATACGTTTATTATCCACTTAAGATTGACGTTGCTGACCCCACCGGAGCTGGAGACGTTTTCCTGGCAAGCTTTGCATATTTCTACATGGACTGCCCATTTATTCAAGCCCTAAAGAGAGCGAATGCCTTTACGGCGACGTTTTTGGAGAGACGAACAATTGACTTCCCCATTGCTGAAGCCATGGAAAAGGCTAAATTTGTAAAAGTAGAAAAAGCAAACACCGATGAGGAAACGTCAGCACGCTGA
- the dapA gene encoding 4-hydroxy-tetrahydrodipicolinate synthase, protein MPMFEGVFVPHITPFDDEEEINEEMLRDLVHYFADAGLNGLVTLGSNGEFPYLSFEEKLRVLKIVKDESPVPVIAGVAENSTKETIRLAKEAWDMGVDALLIAPPYYFKPDKRELFAHYSRIAYEVDAPILLYNVPKFTTINIDLDVVEKLVEEHSNIVGIKDSSGSIGRIAELIRRVGDKISILAGTADVMYPSWMLGAHGAVVAVANVAPRLCVELYNAFLEKRYERARKLQLMINYLNEVVVKKYNQISAIKEAMRMLGFEVGYPRMPALPLDEKALEDIERALIEIGLL, encoded by the coding sequence ATGCCTATGTTTGAAGGAGTTTTTGTTCCTCATATAACCCCATTTGATGATGAAGAAGAGATAAATGAAGAAATGCTGCGTGATCTTGTCCATTACTTTGCAGATGCCGGTTTAAACGGCCTGGTGACTCTAGGGAGCAATGGAGAATTCCCCTATTTGAGCTTTGAGGAAAAGCTCAGGGTTCTTAAGATTGTGAAGGATGAGTCTCCGGTTCCAGTTATAGCCGGCGTTGCAGAGAATTCTACCAAGGAAACGATAAGACTTGCAAAAGAAGCCTGGGACATGGGAGTGGATGCCCTCTTGATAGCTCCGCCATATTATTTCAAGCCCGACAAAAGGGAGCTTTTCGCTCATTATTCCAGAATTGCCTACGAGGTAGATGCTCCAATCTTGCTCTACAATGTTCCAAAGTTTACCACAATCAACATAGATCTGGATGTAGTCGAGAAGCTTGTGGAGGAGCACTCCAACATCGTTGGGATAAAGGACTCAAGCGGGTCAATAGGGAGAATAGCAGAACTCATAAGGCGTGTTGGGGACAAGATAAGCATCTTGGCTGGAACAGCCGATGTTATGTATCCTTCGTGGATGTTGGGGGCACATGGGGCTGTTGTTGCGGTTGCAAACGTCGCACCGAGACTTTGCGTTGAGCTTTACAACGCATTTCTTGAGAAAAGGTATGAAAGGGCAAGAAAGCTCCAGCTCATGATAAACTACCTCAATGAGGTTGTCGTCAAGAAATACAACCAGATAAGTGCGATAAAAGAGGCCATGAGGATGCTCGGCTTTGAAGTGGGTTACCCGAGGATGCCGGCTTTGCCCCTTGATGAAAAGGCTCTAGAAGACATAGAACGGGCTTTGATTGAGATAGGTCTTTTGTGA
- a CDS encoding HypC/HybG/HupF family hydrogenase formation chaperone: MCLAMPAKVVEIKDNVAIVDFGGIRREARIDFVKDVKVGDYVIVHTGFAIEKLDEKTALESLKAWEEVMKAMEE; encoded by the coding sequence ATGTGTTTGGCAATGCCTGCTAAGGTAGTTGAAATTAAAGATAACGTCGCAATAGTTGATTTTGGCGGGATTAGGAGAGAAGCACGCATAGACTTTGTTAAGGATGTTAAAGTTGGCGATTACGTTATAGTACATACCGGATTCGCTATTGAAAAATTGGACGAAAAGACAGCCCTTGAGAGCTTAAAAGCCTGGGAAGAGGTCATGAAAGCTATGGAGGAGTGA
- the hypD gene encoding hydrogenase formation protein HypD, translated as MELSIFHDRELAQKILQGIRREAKKIGREVKLMHVCGTHEDTVTRSGIRSLLPENVKVMSGPGCPVCITPAEDIAAMMEIMRKAREEGEEIILTTFGDMYKIPTAVGSFADLKSEGFDVRIVYSIYDSYKIALKEKDKLVVHFSPGFETTTAPAAGILREAIEKEIENFKIYSVHRLTPPAVEALIKQGTVFDGLIDPGHVSTIIGVKGWEYITKEYGVPQVVAGFEPVDFLMGVFMLLRMIRKGEVKIENQYTRVVKYEGNVEAQKAIESLFDVVDAKWRALGVIPKSGLELKEEYKDYEVRTFYKVKPPELPELEKGCICGAVLRGLALPTQCPLFGKKCTPRNPVGPCMVSYEGTCQIFYKYGALF; from the coding sequence ATGGAGCTCTCGATTTTTCACGATAGGGAGTTGGCCCAAAAGATTCTCCAGGGTATAAGGCGGGAGGCGAAGAAAATAGGCAGAGAAGTAAAGCTAATGCACGTCTGTGGTACCCATGAAGACACAGTAACGCGAAGTGGAATAAGGTCTCTTCTGCCGGAGAACGTTAAAGTGATGAGCGGTCCGGGATGCCCTGTTTGTATAACTCCGGCGGAAGATATAGCGGCTATGATGGAGATAATGCGGAAGGCGAGAGAAGAAGGAGAGGAGATAATCCTTACAACTTTTGGAGACATGTATAAAATTCCCACAGCCGTAGGGAGCTTTGCCGACTTGAAGAGCGAGGGGTTTGATGTCAGAATTGTTTATTCGATTTACGATTCCTATAAGATAGCGCTCAAAGAGAAAGACAAACTCGTGGTTCACTTCTCTCCGGGGTTTGAAACAACCACCGCTCCAGCCGCGGGCATACTAAGAGAAGCAATCGAGAAGGAGATAGAGAACTTCAAAATATACTCAGTTCACCGCTTAACTCCTCCAGCAGTTGAGGCGTTAATTAAGCAGGGGACTGTATTTGACGGCCTTATCGACCCGGGGCACGTTTCGACGATAATAGGAGTCAAAGGATGGGAGTACATAACAAAAGAATATGGAGTCCCGCAAGTGGTTGCAGGGTTTGAGCCCGTTGATTTTCTCATGGGGGTATTCATGCTCCTGAGGATGATAAGAAAGGGAGAGGTAAAAATAGAAAACCAGTACACGAGGGTTGTAAAGTACGAAGGAAACGTTGAAGCCCAAAAAGCGATAGAGTCCCTTTTTGATGTAGTTGACGCAAAGTGGAGAGCTCTAGGAGTAATACCAAAAAGCGGCTTAGAACTCAAAGAAGAGTACAAGGACTATGAAGTAAGAACCTTTTACAAGGTCAAACCCCCAGAGCTGCCCGAGCTGGAGAAGGGATGTATATGCGGGGCAGTGCTTAGGGGACTGGCGTTGCCAACGCAATGTCCCCTCTTTGGAAAGAAGTGTACTCCAAGAAACCCGGTTGGGCCGTGTATGGTCTCCTATGAAGGAACCTGCCAGATATTCTACAAATACGGGGCGCTCTTTTGA
- a CDS encoding pyridoxal phosphate-dependent aminotransferase: protein MIKASKRALGIEYAIRDVVLPARELEKQGIKIIKLNIGDPVKFDFQPPEHMKKAYCEAIMEGHNYYSDSEGERELREAIVEREKKKNGVDITPEDVQVTAAVTEALQFVFGALIEGGEEILIPGPSYPPYVGLVKFYGGVPKAYRTIEEEGWQPDIDDMRKKITEKTKAIVVINPNNPTGALYEKKTLQEIIDLAGEYGLPVISDEIYDLMTYEGKHVSPGSLTKDVPVIVMNGLSKVYFATGWRLGYMYFVDPENKLAEVREAIGKLARLRLCPNTPAQKAAIAGLRGPMDYLEEYMAKLKERRDYIYKRLNEMPGISTQKPQGAFYIFPKIEEGPWKSDKEFVLDVLHNAHVLFVHGSGFGEGGEMHFRSIFLAPVPVLEEAMDNLEKFMKERLG from the coding sequence ATGATTAAGGCATCAAAACGGGCATTGGGTATTGAATATGCTATTAGAGATGTTGTTCTGCCCGCAAGGGAGCTTGAAAAGCAGGGAATAAAGATTATCAAGCTAAACATAGGTGACCCGGTAAAGTTTGATTTTCAACCACCGGAACACATGAAAAAGGCATATTGCGAAGCAATAATGGAAGGTCACAACTATTACAGTGACAGTGAGGGAGAAAGAGAGCTCAGGGAAGCTATCGTGGAGAGGGAAAAGAAAAAGAACGGCGTGGACATTACTCCAGAGGATGTCCAGGTTACAGCTGCCGTTACCGAGGCCCTGCAGTTTGTCTTCGGGGCACTCATCGAGGGGGGAGAAGAGATATTAATCCCCGGACCAAGCTACCCGCCATACGTTGGGCTTGTAAAGTTCTATGGCGGTGTCCCCAAGGCTTACAGAACAATTGAAGAAGAGGGCTGGCAGCCTGATATAGATGACATGAGGAAAAAGATAACCGAAAAAACGAAAGCAATAGTTGTTATAAACCCAAACAACCCCACTGGAGCCCTCTATGAAAAGAAGACCCTTCAGGAGATAATAGACCTCGCCGGTGAGTATGGTCTGCCAGTAATAAGCGATGAGATTTACGACCTTATGACTTATGAAGGAAAGCACGTTTCTCCGGGCTCGTTAACAAAGGATGTGCCCGTAATAGTCATGAACGGTCTCTCAAAGGTTTACTTTGCGACGGGATGGAGATTGGGCTATATGTACTTCGTGGATCCAGAGAATAAGCTTGCTGAAGTTAGGGAAGCCATAGGGAAGCTCGCGAGGTTGAGGCTCTGTCCAAACACTCCGGCCCAAAAAGCGGCAATCGCTGGCCTTAGGGGCCCAATGGATTATCTCGAGGAATACATGGCAAAGCTGAAAGAGAGAAGAGACTACATCTACAAGCGCCTTAATGAGATGCCCGGAATAAGCACCCAGAAGCCACAGGGAGCGTTCTACATCTTCCCCAAAATTGAAGAAGGGCCATGGAAGAGCGACAAGGAGTTCGTTCTCGATGTTCTCCACAACGCCCACGTGCTCTTTGTCCACGGCTCCGGCTTCGGTGAAGGTGGGGAGATGCACTTCCGCTCAATATTCTTAGCTCCGGTTCCAGTGTTAGAAGAGGCTATGGACAACCTGGAGAAGTTTATGAAAGAAAGGCTTGGATGA
- a CDS encoding MoaD/ThiS family protein: MIRIKVIGRKIEKEIEYQKGMKVKDVLREVGFNTESAIAKVNGKVALEDDPVKDGDYVEVIPVVSGG; the protein is encoded by the coding sequence GTGATCAGGATTAAGGTTATTGGAAGGAAAATAGAGAAGGAGATAGAGTATCAAAAAGGCATGAAGGTCAAAGATGTTCTTAGAGAAGTGGGATTTAACACAGAAAGTGCCATAGCCAAAGTAAATGGAAAAGTAGCCCTGGAAGACGACCCAGTAAAGGATGGCGACTATGTAGAAGTAATCCCGGTTGTTTCGGGAGGTTAA
- a CDS encoding DUF835 domain-containing protein: MDITETFVYGLTLIRIFGGLLFFYAYLKSKRKSALLIALSWFLVIPSTTFGILFDLRVENVFIGLAYGFMILGFFELINEEKGLLRAKSLYLIPLVVMVFGFVESIVEVEPEDCFVISGIFAFIAAFILAESLKRIYGKDVIIMGLSIAISGIITPFYPVYHEKFENKSPILLGVLLFTFLTFFFYYRIIFSERFFKTIPQATIETPELRGVHLESPEEFENLKESLKDYPVLAFMRGLNSPEGWTTYKFSTIEGENVIYPTDLYRITDLVFRYLTEAKNKGVKGVVVLEGLEFLRVYNDFKAVAKMIASVRDYVLSYEGALIVVLDEKAWDEKELNTLKRMLL; encoded by the coding sequence TTGGACATTACTGAGACTTTTGTTTACGGCTTGACTCTTATAAGGATTTTTGGAGGGTTATTGTTCTTCTATGCCTACTTGAAGAGCAAAAGAAAATCCGCCCTGCTGATTGCTCTCTCGTGGTTTCTTGTAATTCCAAGCACAACATTCGGTATTTTGTTTGATTTAAGGGTTGAAAACGTTTTCATAGGCTTGGCTTATGGATTTATGATTCTTGGCTTTTTTGAACTCATAAACGAGGAAAAAGGGTTACTGCGTGCGAAAAGCCTCTACCTGATTCCACTTGTGGTAATGGTTTTTGGCTTTGTTGAGAGCATTGTAGAAGTTGAGCCCGAAGATTGTTTCGTCATTTCTGGAATTTTTGCATTCATTGCTGCCTTCATTCTTGCTGAGTCTCTTAAAAGAATCTACGGTAAGGATGTGATTATAATGGGCCTTTCAATTGCTATTAGTGGTATTATAACTCCTTTTTATCCCGTTTATCATGAAAAATTTGAGAATAAAAGTCCCATTTTATTAGGAGTCTTATTGTTTACATTTTTGACGTTTTTCTTCTATTATCGGATTATTTTCAGCGAGAGGTTTTTCAAAACAATTCCCCAAGCCACCATCGAAACTCCAGAATTAAGAGGAGTTCATCTGGAATCTCCGGAGGAATTTGAGAACTTGAAAGAGAGCTTAAAAGACTATCCAGTGCTCGCATTCATGAGGGGTCTGAATTCGCCAGAAGGATGGACCACTTACAAATTCAGCACGATTGAGGGAGAAAACGTCATTTATCCTACGGATTTATACAGAATAACCGACCTTGTTTTTAGATACCTCACGGAAGCCAAGAACAAAGGAGTTAAAGGTGTTGTTGTGCTTGAGGGTCTTGAATTTCTCAGGGTTTATAACGACTTTAAAGCAGTTGCAAAGATGATAGCGTCAGTCAGAGATTATGTTCTTTCTTATGAGGGCGCTTTGATAGTTGTTCTCGATGAAAAAGCATGGGATGAGAAGGAGTTAAACACTCTGAAGAGAATGCTGTTATGA
- a CDS encoding Lrp/AsnC family transcriptional regulator: MIDELDRKIISILQEDARLSYREIAKKLGVAVGTVYNRIKKLEEEGVIRGFAPKLDYAKLGYDLTAVIGVKAQGRRIIDIENEIAKDPHVVCVYDVTGEYDIIVIAKFKGREDMNMFVKKLLRIDGVEKTHTHVAMDIVKEDLTLEV; encoded by the coding sequence ATGATAGATGAACTGGATAGAAAAATAATCTCCATTCTTCAGGAGGATGCTCGGCTATCCTATAGGGAAATAGCGAAAAAACTGGGGGTTGCCGTAGGAACTGTGTACAACAGAATAAAGAAGCTTGAAGAAGAAGGAGTTATCAGAGGATTTGCTCCAAAGCTGGATTACGCTAAACTTGGCTATGACCTTACGGCAGTAATCGGTGTTAAAGCTCAAGGGAGGAGGATAATTGATATTGAAAATGAGATAGCAAAGGATCCCCACGTTGTCTGTGTCTACGATGTCACAGGGGAATATGACATAATAGTAATTGCAAAATTTAAGGGAAGAGAGGACATGAACATGTTTGTCAAGAAGCTTTTGAGAATAGATGGGGTGGAAAAGACACACACGCATGTTGCGATGGACATAGTAAAGGAGGACTTAACGTTAGAGGTCTAA
- a CDS encoding phosphoribosyltransferase family protein: protein MSQIEAVKEKLRVIRILRLLKKNYTYEELSRITGLPITVLNRYVRGKVLPSTQRTKELIKVLSPYVNLEEEVKRRIVFDKHGLFDNLKILSDTDLMSLVAENVASKYMDMDIDKILTAATDGIPLAIHIGNELGVDVVYAKKKKEVGVEKFYEVNYVSSSSGSVMTLYLPSWAIKKGERVLIVDDVVRSGETQRALIEMCKQANATPVGMFFLISAGNSIDRIREEYNIPVDVMVRL, encoded by the coding sequence TTGAGCCAGATAGAGGCAGTTAAAGAGAAACTCCGTGTCATCAGGATACTAAGACTCCTAAAAAAGAACTACACGTATGAAGAGCTCTCAAGGATTACCGGGCTTCCAATAACTGTGCTCAATAGATACGTGAGGGGGAAGGTTCTTCCAAGCACCCAGCGTACCAAAGAGCTAATAAAGGTCCTCTCCCCATACGTAAACCTCGAGGAGGAAGTTAAGAGGAGGATAGTCTTTGATAAGCATGGACTGTTTGACAACTTGAAAATTCTAAGTGATACGGATCTAATGAGCCTTGTTGCAGAGAACGTTGCCTCAAAGTACATGGACATGGACATAGACAAAATACTAACAGCAGCTACAGATGGAATTCCTCTGGCAATCCACATAGGAAACGAGCTGGGAGTTGACGTCGTCTATGCAAAGAAGAAGAAAGAAGTCGGAGTAGAGAAGTTTTACGAAGTAAATTATGTGTCAAGCTCCTCAGGAAGCGTTATGACGCTGTACCTTCCTTCATGGGCCATTAAAAAGGGAGAGAGGGTTCTGATAGTTGACGACGTTGTGAGGAGTGGAGAGACACAGAGAGCCCTCATAGAGATGTGCAAGCAAGCAAATGCAACGCCTGTGGGGATGTTCTTCCTTATAAGTGCCGGCAATTCAATAGACCGGATAAGGGAAGAATACAACATCCCCGTGGATGTTATGGTAAGGCTTTGA
- a CDS encoding YkgJ family cysteine cluster protein, giving the protein MEKRWVATINLETLQVESDPSFKFKCLQCASCCMNLEIPLRDEDITRIEDLGFNAWEFVDYEKMFYRGDKFLGYGIRKRPFDDGCVFLEEDGKCKIYPKRPLACKLHPFILIKHGAVIEVYVKKDPFCKGVDHPEGERIDLNFVMKYFGEVISEYRQKMGIFNHPNRPANLAI; this is encoded by the coding sequence GTGGAGAAGAGATGGGTTGCAACAATAAATTTAGAAACCCTGCAGGTTGAAAGCGACCCTTCTTTTAAATTTAAGTGCCTCCAGTGTGCCAGTTGCTGCATGAACCTTGAGATACCTCTCAGAGACGAAGATATAACAAGAATAGAAGATTTAGGGTTCAATGCATGGGAGTTCGTAGATTATGAGAAAATGTTCTACAGAGGGGACAAGTTTTTAGGGTATGGTATCAGGAAGAGGCCCTTTGATGATGGCTGCGTTTTTCTGGAAGAGGACGGAAAGTGCAAGATTTACCCAAAACGGCCGTTGGCATGTAAGCTCCACCCATTCATTCTAATCAAACACGGAGCTGTTATCGAAGTATACGTAAAGAAGGATCCATTCTGCAAGGGCGTTGATCACCCAGAAGGGGAGCGTATAGATTTGAATTTTGTAATGAAGTACTTTGGTGAGGTAATATCTGAATATCGGCAGAAAATGGGAATCTTCAACCATCCGAATAGACCAGCAAACCTTGCAATTTAG
- a CDS encoding Lrp/AsnC family transcriptional regulator — MIEAFILIIVKPGNEDLVYEKLKNIPQVKETYKVYGEYDIIIRVEVNDIKELDKFHDEVLRKINEIEMTETLIASSYGS, encoded by the coding sequence ATGATTGAGGCGTTTATTCTAATCATTGTAAAACCCGGAAATGAAGACCTCGTATATGAGAAGCTGAAGAATATACCCCAAGTGAAGGAGACCTACAAAGTCTATGGGGAATACGACATAATCATAAGAGTCGAAGTTAATGACATTAAAGAGCTGGACAAATTCCACGATGAGGTTCTAAGAAAAATAAATGAGATAGAGATGACTGAAACACTGATAGCAAGCTCCTACGGGAGCTGA